DNA from Clarias gariepinus isolate MV-2021 ecotype Netherlands chromosome 11, CGAR_prim_01v2, whole genome shotgun sequence:
gtgtgtgtacgtgcgtgtaaagcaaatgcaagtcttattagagaggttgaAGATTTAttttccctctctgtatcagcctgctctttgtatctgtgtgcgcgcacgacaccgtgccacacacacagacccctcctactttcgccttcacagacacacacacacacacacactctctttttcttttttgttaagtTATGAAACTTTATTTAAGGCTGATCTACTGTATACCGTTtgagtgatattattatttctggttgaagcccacgtacatgtctgtctgtctttctgtacgaaAATAAAattctctgtctaacttatcaatacaaaaaaatctaattttgtaaggttgagtactGTATCTTACGCCTTTTTTACTCTGGGTTGTACTTCTTCCAGATACACTCTCTGTTTGGGAattggagagtgaatcacagatgataAATTTAAAAGTAGATTAACATTAAATCTAGACGCCCTTACCTCTTTCattattatctcattatacatctgagcagttaagggtcttgcttaagggcccggcagtggcaacttggtggttattGGTGcttgaacctaggaccttctgaatcatagtccaatgccttaaccagtgAGCCTCcccgtgttaaaattcacttatatcACTTCTATCCATGATGAAGGTTAAACTGCAGGTAAAATtttaggcagatatctaagtttTGTTTGATGCTGTgccaaaatctggctggacagaccgACATGTGGACAGAAAAAGACTGGTTTCttgtcctccaatgtatgaaacatgaaGATATCATTGACAGagagagttctgaccaatgtacagacaaaccctttcattaatttataatagacatatttttttcatgaagaTGACCTAAAGACTTCCTCAGGAGATTTAAGTTTTCAGGAGCTTCAAGTCTGACTTTTGACAGACGATGTGAGGGCAATAATCTGGTTTCCACTTTGGCAGTGGTGTACAAATGTTGTTGGCTGCATCATCAGCATTGTTGACTTTTTCCATTTTCCAGTACCTTCGGAATACATCAGAAAAATACACGTAGCAGCCCGCCAGTGTCCGTGACACCGCGTGGTCGGGGTTCTATCAACATTCATCATGTGGAGCAAAAAATATCTGCTCTTGCTGAATCTTAAACCAGAGACTTTACTCATGCGCTCTGTCACTGAGTTCATGGGACGAGTCCGAGCAGACGTGACACTCTTTCCCCGCATTAATTAACTATTTTTTCCCTCCCTCAAATATCTCCAACAGCGGATGACGAGCATCTGTTGGCGACGCGTCAAGCAGACACTGAGCACCCCTGCTGAGGTACACGGTCACGCAGAGCAGGCGCGGGACACTTCCCAGAACAGTGACCTCAACACACCATGCACTCATTCACTTACTGTCTCATTTCTTTGCTTCTATGCATATTTATTCCCTATAGTAAAGTAAATGTTTCTTTATATTCTTTAAGGGTTTTAATAAActctttatattaaaaaaggggtttattaatttatagaaTATAGTTAAACACTATAGGTAACATTGACAGCACCAAAAGCATAtgtgcaataaataaattagtgaaTTTTGGTCACGCACTGTGTGTGAATCCTCTTAATGTGCGTGAATAAGCTTCttagttgcattttaaagatgTCAGTACAGTACCACACACACGCGACACAGATCTATATCGATTTGCAACGTAATTGTAATGGGAGAAGCACATGGAAAGGTGAGTGAGCTCGTGTTTGTCAAATTTTTAATTGCTTAATTGCTTAATATACATCTATCATGTAATAATCAGATTAAACATGGAAATGACGCACAGCAACATTGGATTGTGTTGGATTGTACTAATCTAAACAGTCTAGCATCTTTGGTGGcattttttcaattaattacattatataattattatataatatatttttaggttttatttcattttcattggGCTTTATTCATGTAACAAGCAAACATGAACCTACCTCTCGgattttggacattttttaaatcaagaaaaGGGCAATTGGAAGAATACTTTTCGAAATTTTTGCACAAGGTAAATCTCTGGTAAGCTTGTCAATGCTTCTTTCACTAAACTGTGTTAATTACATTTTccgttttaacttttttgttttttttagtactgTAAATGTGACATACCCCAGATATCTATCGGGACAGTGTTGGAAAAGACAGCCAGGAaccttctacttttttttttttttaactgtcacAATTATGTTTTACATTAAGCTGAAGTTGATTAAGAAGTCAATTGCTCAGTTAGTTAATTACTCAAAAAATTGTaagtcactgttttttttttcttttgtttttcctccAAAAAGTATTCTGTACAAACTGGTTTAAGTTAAGGTAACTTAAAATTAATACACAACTTTACTTAGAATTTTTAAGGCAATCGGTTTCCTcgggttttttttaagtaaagtcaacttgttacattttacagtgtatctatctatctatctatctatctatctatctatatatatatatatatatatatatatatatatatatatatatatatatatatatatatatatatatacacacacacacacacacacacacacacacacacacacacacaagtgcagGTAAGTGATCATTTGTCCGTGTCAGTTCCCACGCGTGTGAAGGAAACCCCCCTCTCCTTTGACGTCAGACTAAGAGTTTAAAAAGATGGGTTTCAGGGGGTGGGGGGAAAGACCTGCGGCAACCGACAGAAGACGTAACCCCAAAGAACTGCAGCAGTAGGAAcagacttctctctctctctctttctctcaccatGCTCTCCACGCGGATCCAGTGCGCTCTGGCTCTCCTGGCCGTCGCGCTCGCCGTCTGCAGCGTCTCAGGCGCGCCGTCCGATGCCAAACTGCGCCAGTTTCTTCAGAGGTCGATTCTTGCGCCGTCCGGGAAACAGGTAAGAGGAAGGCGAGGGTTTCGGCGGgaagaaatagaaagaaagaaaggaagaaagaaataaagaaagaaaggaagaaaggaagatagaaagatgaaaagaaagaattGGAAATCATTGTGCCGCGATGCTCCAAAAGAAAGCGTTCTAGAGCTGTCCGTGGTGCTGAAATCTGAGGCGCGCGCAAAAACACGTTAAATCTATTTAACTGGAATTTGTTTAAAACTACAACATGTTTAAACATATTCTCCGTTATATATAGCAAAACTTTGGCGTTGTGTTACATTCTTAGTGAAGCGCACAGATCGATCTATCTATCACTAAGAGAAAGGTATATAttaaacagatagatagatagatagatagatagatagatagatagatagatagatagatagatagacagacctGCGCATCTGAAATTGACTGAGAGAAATTATAGAGACTGAAGCGCACACAGAACATGCAGTGTACAGCGGCaaagtttaaaattgtttaatattttaactgcggaaaaatgtctcactttcgtgctcttttttaatttatttatttatttatgttttggtCTGTGCAGGAGCTCACCAGGTACACGCTCGCAGAGCTGCTCGCGGAGCTCGCACAAGCCGAAAACGAGGTGCTGGACTCGGATGAAGGGTCTCGTGCCGCGGAGAGCGAGGGCGCGCGCCTGGAGATGGAGCGCGCCGCCGGTCCCATGCTGGCTCCCCGCGAGCGCAAAGCCGGCTGCAAGAATTTCTTCTGGAAAACTTTCACGTCGTGTTAATCGTTTTGTCGAGATAAAATCCTCAAAGTCTATAAATATAgctctctctatatatacatatttccccccatatatatctatttttttgttttatttctttgggGTTCTCTCGCACACCGTCATGTcgatttaaaatgtacataagaagaaaatgaaataataataataaaaaataaaacctgttcCATTTATGACCTGTTATCAATTTAGGGTTTTATCAGGAAATGTTTTATGGATGTATGGCAATTCTGATAGAGATCTGTGCTTTAGATGGaagacaaatatttttaattgtttaaataaaatctatgtTTCACAGTCAATGAGCAATGcagattttttgttattattattattattattattattattactactattattaaaGGAAAGAGTGAGattgtaagaaataaatacaataataagtTTAAAGTGTACCTTTTTATCTTGGTCTTGCCATaattcatcttcatcatcatcatcatcatcattgatattattttttatttttttaaacagtctgtAATGATAAGAATTAATTTCTGTTTATGTAAAAGTAAGAGTTCGATGAGTTGGAGAGCTGGTGAACTTTCAACCACACTTTATAAAGTTAAGCCATAAACCACTGTGACTAAATATGACAGTTTGGTTGTACGACTCTTATTCTTACTTAATTGTTTTAAGATTTGTCTACATTTATCAGcccaaaagttcaaataaattgTAATCAACCAAATTTGACAAACTTTGTCACATGCTCTTTGAGAAGTGACTTGCTTTTTCAGACAGATATTATCTGATGTTTTAAGAAATCATGATGCCTAGCTTGAATTACAAACTTATGAGGATGCAGAAAAAAACTGATTATGTTCACGGATTAGAAGAACTGATCTCTATTGTACCTGTAGTCCACCAATCTGATTTTTGCGGCTATTGTATATAAGAAGTAAATGTTAGCctagaaaataaaaagatgaagatgaagattttagctaatgtattattttaatttctactTTGATACAACTTAAagattttccattaaaatagtgaggatttcttttttttttttagtgttgtaCTTTTAAACCTAGGCTTGGCTATCttcttgaaaacatcatattgATCAAGGAGTCAAAATACAAGAACAATTAGAGTACTTAAGGATGTCTAAAATGTCCCTGACTCATGATTTGGACGTGGAAATAAATCTAACCAATTGCACTTGTGATCAGATATCAGCTGTCCATAATGTCCACCATTACGTCATCAGAACAGAAGACAAATTTGTTATGTGACACACTGTTAGTGAACAAATTGGTGACTATTCCACAGAATGTAGCACAAGAAGAGATAAGTTGATCAAAGagatgatgaggatgaggttcatgttttaagtttttatatgtacactgtaaaaaactacctatagaatctacccaaaaaatgtgaggtaacaatttgcatttaatttgtttgggtacatttcaccccatatttttcgtaaaaagtaccaaaataaattagctataacatgaaaattaaaattaggTAAAGCCTACCCATTGCATCACATGATGAATTACTTACTAAAATTAAGTAACATTATGTTTATGCAATGAGTAGGCTTTACctattttaaattagcatgttatagctaatttattttggtactttttacgaaaaatatggggtgaaatgtacccaaacaaattaaatgcaaattgttacctcACATTTTTTGGGTAGATTCTATAGGTAGTTTATGACTAACTAGCCATAATTTAATCAGAAAAgtttaacttcatttaaaaagttcaccCGACACAGTAgattatgattatatatatttttttttttattaaacaatcaaataacaaagaaaCGAGGAACAAAACTATCTTTTATGAAAATACCAGAATAAGAGAATAACACTGAATAACCGTACTTGTGTAACTGTCCCCAACATAAAGCAAGGAAGCACTCTATTCCATTCAGTGTGGAGTTTAGCTGAGTTTACCTAAACAGTCAAAGGCAGACAAATGCACCCCATGCAGACAAATGAGTCCAAT
Protein-coding regions in this window:
- the sst1.1 gene encoding somatostatin 1, tandem duplicate 1; this translates as MLSTRIQCALALLAVALAVCSVSGAPSDAKLRQFLQRSILAPSGKQELTRYTLAELLAELAQAENEVLDSDEGSRAAESEGARLEMERAAGPMLAPRERKAGCKNFFWKTFTSC